Genomic segment of Murdochiella vaginalis:
GGGGCCTGGGCCTTTGGAGCCCTGCTCCTTATGATCCTCGTCTTTCTCTCTTTACTTTCCCTGCGGATTGGCTCAGCAGGTTACAGCCTGCAGGAGATTGTCGATGCCCTGTTTGGAAACGGGTCTCAGACAGTTCGCAATATTCTCATCCACCTTCGCTTGCCTCGGGTCATTGTGGCAATTATCGTGGGGGCCTGCCTGGCTACGGCGGGCGCCTTACTCCAGGCAGTGATGAGAAACCCCTTGGCAGACCCCGGAATTATCGGGGTCTCTGCAGGGGCGGGAACGGCAGCAACGGCAATTATGCTGCTTTTCCCCAATTTGACGACCAGCGTGCCGATTTTTGCCTTTGCCGGGTCCCTGCTCTCCTGTGTTCTGATTTATCTGATGGCCTATGATGGGACGATGAATCCGGTGCGGATTGTCTTGGCAGGAGTCGCAATCAACACGGTGCTCGGGGGATTTAACGCTCTCCTGCAAATGCTCTACAGCGACAGCTTGTCCGGCGTACTCTCTTTTTTGAATGGGTCCATTGCGGCGTCAACCTGGTCCAAGGTCCGCTTGATTTTGTTTTACGGCCTGCCCTGCTTGTGCCTAAGTTTTCTCACGATTCGAGGCGCTAACGCCCTCCAGCTGGGAGATGAAATGGCGACAAACTTGGGCTTTCCGGTGACGATCACCCGGATTCTCATTTCCGCCCTAGCTGCCTTTTTATCAGCGGCGACGGTCGCCGTAGTAGGTCTCATCGGCTTTGTCGGCCTTGTCGTCCCGCATATTAGCCGGATTATTGTAGGGTCTGACTACCGCCGACTGTTACCCATCGGCATGATTATGGGAGCGGTGACGGCCCTGGCAGCAGATACTATAGGCCGGGTGGCAATTCAGGGCATGGAACTGCCCTTGGGAATTGTCATGTCTGTGGCCGGGGGGCCTTTCTTCCTCTACCTCTTAAAGAGCAGGGGAAAAGTGCTATCCGGAAGAAAGTGAGGGGGAGATGGAGATTCAAATCAATCAGCTCCACGTTGCCTACGGACAGAGATCGGTCATTGTCGACTTTTCCGCGACCATCCGAGAAGGGGAGATTCTAACCCTAATCGGGCCGAATGGATCAGGAAAGTCCACCCTGCTCAAGGCGGTTTCCGGAATTATCCCCTACCAAAAGGGGGCGGTCTTCTACGATGGAAGGGAGCTGAGGGACTGGAAAAAGAAGGAAATTTCTCAAAAAATTGCCATGCTGCCCCAAATCCACTATGCCCCGGGAGACTTTACCGTCCGGGAGTTGGTCAGCTACGGGAGGATGCCTCACCAAAGCCTCTTTAAGAAGGATTCAAAAGAAGACCGGGAAATTGTTGACTGGGCCATGGAACGCACCCATACCCGAATTTTTGCAGATCGCTATATCCAGCAACTATCTGGAGGGGAGCTGCAGAGGGTTTGGTTAGCCTGTTCCTTGTCACAAAAGCCCCGCATCCTCTTTTTGGACGAGCCGACGACCTATCTCGACATTTGCCATCAAATCGAGATGATGGAATTAATTAGCTGCTTGCGGAAGGAGGAGGGAATCGGGATTGTCTTAGTACTCCACGACATCGGTCAGGCCATGGATATCAGTGACCGGGTGATGGTCCTCAAGCAGGGCAAAAAATACAGCGAGGGGAAGCCGGAAGAGGTCATTCACGGGAAAATGCTGTCCGAGGTGTATTCGGTTACCTGTGACCTAGTGGAAGTAGAAGGCCGGGAGCGCCCCCTCATCTCCTATGAGATGGCAGAGAGCGATCAGGAGCAGGCAGAGACGGCCCCCTGTTTTGGATACAAAAAAGGAAGGAGTCTTTCATGCAGGAGACCCTAAAAGTAGAAGACAGAAGGGATGCGGACATTTTGGGGCGGGCCAAACGCCTGTCCCAAGTCCAATCTCTGGAAGAAGTGACCGCCCTATCCAAAGCCTTATTCCCGGGAAGCCACTGCCCCCTCTTCGGGGCCATGCTCCTTATTCAGAGGATTCAAGGGGCAGCCTGCCTGATTGTGGGGACGGATGAATGTACTTATTACGCCAAATCAGCCGCTATGTCGGCGGGAAGGCTGGGGAAAATGGCAGAATCGTGCTACTCTCTTGTGCTTTCCCAGACGGACATTAGCTTTGGCAGTGGGGAAAAGCTGAAGCAGGCGGTGCAGGAAATTTTACAAGAAGACGGCATCCGAATCTTGTTCGTCATCTCCACCTGCCTCGTGGAGCTCATTGGAGATGACTTCGATAGTCTTTGCCAGGCACTCGAAGAAGAGATGGGAGCAAAAATCCCTGTCGTTCACACCGAACATTTCCGTTCCGAAAACCACCTGCAGGGCATGGAGGCGACACTTTTGGCCTGCCTGTCCCTGATGGAGGAAACAGAGCGAACGCTGTCTGTCAATATCTTAGGTCCTCGCCACGAGGATTTTTCAAAAAGCGAGCTGGCGGAGTGCCTGCAGACCATAGGTCTTCCCATATCTCTCACTCTCCCCTCCGAGGCCGGGCTGGAGGAGATTCGAAAAGCCCCTCAGGCCAGCCTAAACCTGGTAACCGACCGGATTGGGCTCCCCTTGGCCAGGGCGATGAGGGACCGGTTCAAAATCCCTTACCTCTACTTTGACCGCTTCGTTCACCCAGAGACGATTGAAAGAGCCTACCGCAGCCTTTTCCAAAGCATTTTGAAGGAGGAGACACGGCGGCAGATGGAGGGCTGGCTCAAGGAAAAGAAAGAAGCCTTTGAAGAAGTCTACGAACGCGTCCGAGAAAAGATTCAGGGATACTCCTACATTTACGGAAATTCCCCCCTTCTACAGATGGAACTCAACGCCTACCTCTGTGAGTTGGGCATGGAACCGAAACTGATCCAGTTGTCGCAATGGGGGGAGGGTGACGACAAAAACCGGGAGAAAATCCTGGAATACGCCGACCCCTATTTGAGCAAAAACGCAAACATCAGTCCACTGCAAGCGGTATACGATCAATTACAGCCCGATTTTTACTTTGGTCATGAGTTCTTTGAACGACTACTGCAAAAGGGGATTGTCCAGGCGGCCATGGACCGCCTGGGTCGCTCTTACGGTTTTCAATTGTCGGTCGACTTGCTTTGCTTTTTGGAAGACTGCATCGACTTGAGGAAAAAGTATTTTGGAGGAAAACATGGCGGTTACTAGATTTTTACCGGTCCCATCCGATCGGATGGGCGCCTTGTGGAATCTTCTCGCCTTGGAGGATGCCTGCGTCTTGGAATACGGGCCGGCGGGAACAACCCACTACGGGATTTCCTTGCTTGGAGAGCTGGGGCTTTCTGTGAACGGTCGCTACTTTGTCACCCATATGAACGAGTCCGATGTCGTCATGGGGGATACTAGGAACTTAGAAGAAGCCGTCCTTGAAATCGATCAGAGGCAAAAGCCGGCCCATCTCTTTGTCGTAGGTTCTTCTGTTTCCACCACCATTGGGACCGACCTGACGGGAATCTGTCACTACCTGCAAGAGGAGGTTCAAGCCAAGCTTCACGTGCACAATTCTGGCGGCTTTGCAGGAGATTACCTCGTAGGGACGGAAGAAGTCTACCGGATGCTGGGGGAAATTGCTTTGGGCTGGGAAGAGAAGGAACTATCGCAGCCTTTGAGAACCCCCTCCTGCAATCTCTTGGGTTTTTCTCCGGACCACTTTCGCCTAGAATCAGACCTTGTAGAGCTGGAGGATATGTTAGAAGAAGCTCTGGATATCACGGTCGCATCGACTTTTGTCGTCCGGGGGGCAATCCGGGACCTGGACCGGGCCCGACAGGCTGCTGTCTCTCTAGTTTTGAGAAAAGAAGCCCTGCCCTTAGCCCAAGCCTTGAAGGAAAAATGGGGGATTCCTTACCTGGAAGTTTGCTTCTACGGCTATGATGCAACTCGATCTTCGCTCCAAGCCATCGGGCAGATTTTGGGCCGAACATTGTCGAGAAGCTTTCAGGAAAAGTTGGAAAAGCGGAAAAGACAGGTTGCCTATTTCCCCATGTACCTTCGAAAAATAGGATCAGAGATCCATTTCTACAGCCTAGGCCCTAGTTTTTTGAATGAGGGATTGGCGGCAGCTATGTCCCCTTTGGGCATCCGATTTGAACAGCAATTGCTGCCGGTAGAAGAGGAAAAAAGCCGCCTGCAGGCAATCCGGTCCTGGAAGGAAGGGATGGTCTTTGCTGACCAACAGACCTTAAACCTAGTGGATTCCAGCAACTACCCGCTTTTGACATCTTTTCCCTGGTTTGAAAGCCGGATTTACGCCAGCCACCTACCCTTTATGGGCCTGCGGGGCATGGACTTTCTGGCAGAACAGTTGATGACCTATTTGCTGCGGCGGGGCTTGTAAATAGTTAACGAAAAAAAAGAAAGGAGAAGGTATGAAATTTGTAGTAGCTTACCGCTCGTTGACCGGTTGCACGAAGAAGTTGGCGGAGGCCATTTACGAGAGCATTGACGAAGGGGAGAAAGAGCTTCTGGACATCAATGAAAGACCCGACATCTCGGATGCGGACATTGTCGCCTTGGGTTATTATGTGATCCAGGGAGGGCCGGATGATCTTGTCAAGGACTGGATCAGACAGGTCAAGGGAAAAAGGGTCTTTCTTTTCTGCACCCTGGCCTATTTTGCCGATTCTAAGCACGCGTTTGACTCCATGCAGTCGGCCATCGACCTAGTCGAAGAGGCCGGCGGGGAAGTTCTGGGCAACTTCATTGCCAATGGAGCCTTGGCTCCCGGTTTGATTGAAAGGTTTAAAAAGATGGCCCAGGAGAATCCGGACAACCCACACGCCTACACGGAAGAAAAGGGAATCCGGTATGAGATTTTCAAAGACCACCCCAGCCAAAAGGAGTGCGACCTAGCTGTAGAGCGGTTTCATGAGCGGGTTTTGCTGTCGCAGAGAATCCGCAAGTTGAAAGAGCAGTAAGGGCTGGAAAAAGAGGCTCTTTGTCAAATCGTGTTGGTATTTTAGACAATATCAAAGAGCCTTCACAGGGAGAAGATAGATGCTTTATCTTCTCCCTGTCTTTTTCCAGGAAGAATCCGCTTCAGAAGAACCGAAGTTTTTCAAGCGGCATTTTTTGCCTTCCAGACGGGAAAAAATTTTTGCTGTGAAGGAAATAGTGTATACTGGAAGGGATCAGCGAAAGGAGAGAAGGACATGGACAATCGCTTGCTTCAAGTCGAAGAAGGCCTGGAAAATCGTTTCTTATATCAGAATGATCCGGACTCGATGCATATTCTTCTTTCCATGATTGATCATCGCCAGAAGCTGGCGAATCTTCAGCCGGGGTATCGGCTGATGAAGCAGATGAACACCTCATTAAATCGTTCTCTTCGCTATCGTAAAGATCGCGATTACATTGTTTCTGCGATTAAAAAACTGATCAATGATGACGTCAATCGGTTTGAGTTGGCCGTTTTTTTAAAGGGCTATGTCTCGGGCGGTCAGGATGCTTTTTTTGTGGATCGTCTCGAGCGTCTGGCGCTTCAGGAATACGAGCCGGAGCAGCTGGAGATGGTCTCGATTCTTTATCACCATTGCAAGCAGGGGAAGGTGATGGGCCTGCAATCTATGGTTTTCCATCATATTAAAACCTCTACCAAGGGAAATGAAGATGTACGCCGCTTTTCGAATCTCTACTGTCGGCGTGTACTGCGTAAAAAAATTCTGCAACTCAACGGTTCTTTAGATACACAGATCGTACTCGATTTTGATCACCTTTCCCGTCTCACCGTTGAAGAGAGCGGGCTGGAGCTGAGTGAGCTCAATATGATTTATGGAAAGATTAATCACTTTTTATACAATAATATTGCAAAAGTCTATCGGTATGCGTTCTGGATGGGCCTGAACGACGCCGTTTTGGACAGGTATGCGCG
This window contains:
- a CDS encoding iron ABC transporter permease; its protein translation is MGKRKEISRLGAWAFGALLLMILVFLSLLSLRIGSAGYSLQEIVDALFGNGSQTVRNILIHLRLPRVIVAIIVGACLATAGALLQAVMRNPLADPGIIGVSAGAGTAATAIMLLFPNLTTSVPIFAFAGSLLSCVLIYLMAYDGTMNPVRIVLAGVAINTVLGGFNALLQMLYSDSLSGVLSFLNGSIAASTWSKVRLILFYGLPCLCLSFLTIRGANALQLGDEMATNLGFPVTITRILISALAAFLSAATVAVVGLIGFVGLVVPHISRIIVGSDYRRLLPIGMIMGAVTALAADTIGRVAIQGMELPLGIVMSVAGGPFFLYLLKSRGKVLSGRK
- a CDS encoding ABC transporter ATP-binding protein — encoded protein: MEIQINQLHVAYGQRSVIVDFSATIREGEILTLIGPNGSGKSTLLKAVSGIIPYQKGAVFYDGRELRDWKKKEISQKIAMLPQIHYAPGDFTVRELVSYGRMPHQSLFKKDSKEDREIVDWAMERTHTRIFADRYIQQLSGGELQRVWLACSLSQKPRILFLDEPTTYLDICHQIEMMELISCLRKEEGIGIVLVLHDIGQAMDISDRVMVLKQGKKYSEGKPEEVIHGKMLSEVYSVTCDLVEVEGRERPLISYEMAESDQEQAETAPCFGYKKGRSLSCRRP
- a CDS encoding nitrogenase component 1: MQETLKVEDRRDADILGRAKRLSQVQSLEEVTALSKALFPGSHCPLFGAMLLIQRIQGAACLIVGTDECTYYAKSAAMSAGRLGKMAESCYSLVLSQTDISFGSGEKLKQAVQEILQEDGIRILFVISTCLVELIGDDFDSLCQALEEEMGAKIPVVHTEHFRSENHLQGMEATLLACLSLMEETERTLSVNILGPRHEDFSKSELAECLQTIGLPISLTLPSEAGLEEIRKAPQASLNLVTDRIGLPLARAMRDRFKIPYLYFDRFVHPETIERAYRSLFQSILKEETRRQMEGWLKEKKEAFEEVYERVREKIQGYSYIYGNSPLLQMELNAYLCELGMEPKLIQLSQWGEGDDKNREKILEYADPYLSKNANISPLQAVYDQLQPDFYFGHEFFERLLQKGIVQAAMDRLGRSYGFQLSVDLLCFLEDCIDLRKKYFGGKHGGY
- a CDS encoding nitrogenase component 1 — translated: MEENMAVTRFLPVPSDRMGALWNLLALEDACVLEYGPAGTTHYGISLLGELGLSVNGRYFVTHMNESDVVMGDTRNLEEAVLEIDQRQKPAHLFVVGSSVSTTIGTDLTGICHYLQEEVQAKLHVHNSGGFAGDYLVGTEEVYRMLGEIALGWEEKELSQPLRTPSCNLLGFSPDHFRLESDLVELEDMLEEALDITVASTFVVRGAIRDLDRARQAAVSLVLRKEALPLAQALKEKWGIPYLEVCFYGYDATRSSLQAIGQILGRTLSRSFQEKLEKRKRQVAYFPMYLRKIGSEIHFYSLGPSFLNEGLAAAMSPLGIRFEQQLLPVEEEKSRLQAIRSWKEGMVFADQQTLNLVDSSNYPLLTSFPWFESRIYASHLPFMGLRGMDFLAEQLMTYLLRRGL
- a CDS encoding flavodoxin family protein, yielding MKFVVAYRSLTGCTKKLAEAIYESIDEGEKELLDINERPDISDADIVALGYYVIQGGPDDLVKDWIRQVKGKRVFLFCTLAYFADSKHAFDSMQSAIDLVEEAGGEVLGNFIANGALAPGLIERFKKMAQENPDNPHAYTEEKGIRYEIFKDHPSQKECDLAVERFHERVLLSQRIRKLKEQ